One genomic segment of Microbacterium maritypicum includes these proteins:
- the kdpA gene encoding potassium-transporting ATPase subunit KdpA codes for MDASIWFGILQLTAVVVVLVLLYRPLGDYIAHVFTSARDLRVERGVYRLIGVDSSSEQTWRAYARGVLAFSVVGVLLVYGLQRLQAFLPQSLGLPAVPEGLSFNTAASFVANTNWQSYSPEQTVGYTVQLAGLTVQNFVSAAVGLTIAIALIRGLARRGSTTIGNFWVDLIRGLGRILLPIALIGAVALLAGGVIQNFAGFTDITTVSGGTQTIPGGPVASQEAIKLLGTNGGGFFNANSAHPFENPTGFTNLLQVLLILVIPFSLPRTFGRMVGDHRQGYAIAAVMGTIFLVSTFTLSALELAGRGTAPELAGAAMEGKEVRFGILGSTLFGSASTLTSTGAVNSMHDSYTALGGMMPMLNMMLGEVAPGGVGSGLYGMLVLAIIAVFVGGLLVGRTPEYLGKRIGPREIKLASLYILVTPTLVLVGTALSFAVPGIREDVESTSILNPGVHGMSEVLYAFTSASNNNGSAFAGLTANTPWFNTALGIAMLLGRFLPIVLVLALAGSFAAQERIPATSGTLPTHRPQFVGLLLAVTIIVTALTYFPVLALGPLAEGLV; via the coding sequence ATGGACGCGTCGATCTGGTTCGGCATCCTGCAGCTCACGGCCGTCGTGGTCGTGCTCGTGCTCCTCTACCGCCCTCTCGGCGACTACATCGCCCATGTCTTCACCTCGGCGCGTGACCTGCGGGTCGAGCGCGGCGTGTACCGACTCATCGGCGTCGACTCCTCATCCGAGCAGACCTGGCGTGCCTACGCCCGCGGCGTGCTCGCGTTCTCGGTGGTCGGCGTCCTCCTCGTCTACGGCCTGCAGAGGCTGCAGGCGTTCCTACCGCAGTCCCTCGGACTCCCGGCGGTGCCGGAGGGCCTGTCGTTCAACACCGCCGCCTCGTTCGTGGCGAACACCAACTGGCAGTCCTACTCCCCCGAGCAGACCGTGGGCTACACCGTGCAGCTCGCAGGCCTCACGGTGCAGAACTTCGTCTCGGCAGCAGTCGGCCTCACGATCGCGATCGCGCTGATCCGCGGTCTCGCCCGTCGCGGTTCGACCACCATCGGCAACTTCTGGGTCGACCTGATCCGCGGCCTCGGGCGCATCCTGCTGCCGATCGCCCTGATCGGCGCGGTGGCGCTGCTCGCCGGCGGCGTGATCCAGAACTTCGCCGGCTTCACCGACATCACCACCGTCTCCGGTGGCACCCAGACCATCCCCGGCGGTCCGGTCGCCTCGCAGGAGGCGATCAAGCTCCTGGGCACGAACGGCGGCGGCTTCTTCAACGCCAACTCCGCGCATCCCTTCGAGAACCCGACCGGCTTCACGAACCTGCTGCAGGTGCTCCTGATCCTCGTGATCCCGTTCTCCCTGCCCCGCACCTTCGGGCGCATGGTCGGCGACCACCGCCAGGGCTACGCGATCGCCGCCGTGATGGGCACGATCTTCCTGGTGTCGACCTTCACGCTCTCGGCTCTCGAACTCGCCGGCCGCGGCACCGCACCCGAACTCGCCGGAGCGGCGATGGAGGGCAAGGAGGTGCGCTTCGGCATCCTGGGCTCGACGCTGTTCGGAAGCGCCAGCACCCTCACATCGACGGGTGCGGTCAACTCGATGCACGATTCGTACACAGCGCTCGGCGGGATGATGCCGATGCTGAACATGATGCTCGGCGAGGTCGCCCCCGGCGGCGTCGGCTCGGGCCTGTACGGCATGCTCGTGCTCGCGATCATCGCGGTGTTCGTCGGCGGACTGCTCGTCGGCCGCACCCCGGAGTACCTCGGCAAGCGGATCGGTCCGCGGGAGATCAAGCTCGCGAGCCTGTACATCCTGGTGACCCCGACACTCGTGCTGGTCGGCACCGCGCTGAGCTTCGCCGTTCCCGGCATCCGCGAAGACGTGGAGTCCACGAGCATCCTGAACCCGGGCGTGCACGGCATGAGCGAGGTGCTCTACGCGTTCACCTCGGCGTCGAACAACAACGGCTCCGCGTTCGCCGGACTCACCGCGAACACCCCGTGGTTCAACACCGCGCTCGGTATCGCGATGCTGCTCGGACGCTTCCTGCCGATCGTGCTCGTGCTGGCCCTGGCCGGCTCGTTCGCCGCACAGGAGCGCATCCCTGCCACATCCGGCACCCTGCCCACGCACCGACCGCAGTTCGTCGGCCTGCTCCTCGCCGTGACCATCATCGTCACCGCGCTCACCTACTTCCCCGTGCTCGCACTGGGACCCCTCGCTGAAGGACTCGTCTGA
- a CDS encoding potassium-transporting ATPase subunit F, with amino-acid sequence MIVFEILAAALAVAAVVYLVVALVAPERF; translated from the coding sequence GTGATCGTCTTCGAGATCCTCGCCGCCGCCCTCGCGGTCGCCGCCGTCGTCTACCTCGTGGTCGCGCTCGTCGCGCCGGAGAGGTTCTGA
- a CDS encoding SLC13 family permease, whose protein sequence is MRIGAGTWVVAGLVVIALVCVVSGLLPRADAGALGARIAPVLGFVVAITIVAELARDAAVFDVVSQRLARWGRGRVLALWALVVALAVVSTVFLSLDTTAVIVTPVVVVLAQSIGVSPLPFALATVWLANTASLALPVSNLTNLLAAPAIGDGPGAFIALSWAPTLVGILVPVAILTIMHRRTVFGAYETPVPRRPADPTLFWSATGILLVLMPLLALTHDVWIPATVAALALIGLFAVRRRRALRLSLVPWQALALAASLFVLVEAAHAQGLLDFLTSPTANGDSAGDLFRLAALGAVSANAINNLPAYLVLEPAAGDPVALMALLIGVNLGPLITPWASLATLLWHHRVVALGVTIRWSRFMLWGVVAAVPTVLAAVLVLMLVSG, encoded by the coding sequence ATGAGGATCGGGGCCGGGACGTGGGTCGTCGCCGGACTGGTCGTCATCGCGCTCGTCTGCGTGGTCAGCGGGCTCCTGCCGCGCGCCGATGCCGGGGCTCTCGGCGCACGGATAGCCCCAGTGCTGGGGTTCGTCGTCGCCATCACGATCGTCGCCGAGCTCGCCCGCGACGCGGCGGTCTTCGACGTGGTCTCGCAGCGGCTCGCCCGCTGGGGCCGGGGGCGGGTGCTGGCTCTGTGGGCGCTGGTGGTCGCGCTCGCCGTGGTGAGCACGGTGTTCCTGTCGCTCGACACGACCGCGGTGATCGTCACCCCGGTCGTGGTCGTCCTGGCGCAGAGCATCGGCGTCTCACCCCTCCCGTTCGCGTTGGCGACCGTCTGGCTCGCCAACACGGCATCCCTCGCACTCCCGGTGTCGAACCTCACCAACCTGCTCGCCGCCCCCGCGATCGGCGACGGGCCGGGGGCGTTCATCGCTCTCAGCTGGGCGCCCACGCTGGTCGGCATCCTCGTTCCCGTCGCGATCCTCACGATCATGCATCGGCGTACCGTCTTCGGTGCGTACGAGACGCCGGTGCCGCGCAGACCCGCCGATCCGACGCTGTTCTGGAGCGCCACCGGCATCCTCCTCGTGCTGATGCCACTGCTCGCCCTCACCCATGACGTCTGGATCCCGGCCACGGTCGCCGCCCTCGCGCTGATCGGCCTGTTCGCGGTACGGAGGCGGCGTGCCCTGCGGCTCTCGCTGGTCCCGTGGCAGGCGCTCGCGCTCGCCGCATCACTGTTCGTGCTCGTGGAGGCCGCGCACGCGCAGGGGCTCCTCGACTTCCTGACCTCGCCGACCGCGAACGGCGATTCTGCCGGCGACCTGTTCCGGCTCGCCGCGCTCGGGGCCGTGAGCGCCAACGCGATCAACAATCTTCCGGCTTATCTCGTGCTCGAGCCCGCAGCAGGCGATCCCGTCGCCCTGATGGCGTTGCTGATCGGGGTGAACCTCGGCCCGCTCATCACGCCCTGGGCCTCGCTGGCCACCCTGCTCTGGCACCACCGGGTCGTGGCGCTGGGCGTGACGATCCGATGGAGCCGCTTCATGCTGTGGGGCGTGGTGGCCGCGGTGCCGACCGTGCTCGCCGCCGTGCTCGTGCTGATGCTGGTCTCGGGCTAG
- a CDS encoding MarR family winged helix-turn-helix transcriptional regulator: MPEYNEDVLPDIDLSTPSIAPCATIEGPEGAALVWMLRQSERALTATFDEACRSVGLRDVRDTLVLSVAGDGAGHTQTEIAQIVGLDKTTLGGIIDRLENDGLLVRTAHPSNRKVRIPTTTPAGAEVLAEANQLGQEAVETLMSSFSAPEIADLRSFLWRISSSPTP, from the coding sequence ATGCCTGAGTACAATGAGGACGTGCTCCCCGACATCGATCTCTCCACACCCTCGATCGCGCCGTGCGCGACCATCGAGGGTCCGGAGGGCGCGGCGCTCGTCTGGATGTTGCGTCAGTCCGAACGCGCCCTGACGGCGACGTTCGATGAAGCCTGTCGCTCGGTCGGGCTTCGAGATGTGCGCGACACCCTCGTCCTCTCCGTCGCAGGAGACGGAGCAGGACACACCCAGACGGAGATCGCTCAGATCGTCGGTCTGGACAAGACCACCCTCGGCGGCATCATCGACCGCCTCGAGAACGACGGCCTCCTCGTGCGCACCGCGCACCCTTCGAACCGCAAGGTGCGCATCCCCACCACCACGCCGGCCGGAGCCGAGGTCCTGGCCGAGGCGAATCAGCTCGGACAGGAAGCGGTGGAGACTCTCATGTCGAGCTTCAGCGCCCCGGAGATCGCGGACCTCCGCTCCTTCCTCTGGCGCATCTCGTCCTCGCCGACCCCGTAA